The Helicoverpa armigera isolate CAAS_96S chromosome 18, ASM3070526v1, whole genome shotgun sequence genome has a window encoding:
- the LOC110375398 gene encoding 3-oxoacyl-[acyl-carrier-protein] reductase FabG, translated as MFTDKVVLITGASSGIGAACALHFAKCSATLSLVGRNLDNLTKIGTQCEKLSHLKPLLIVADLTSESDIEKIVTETGSKYNKIDILINNAGINCVSGTIASAEAYDRVMATNLRGTYLLTTQVTPYLVKSKGNIVNISSILSNKPLPIMTPYCMSKAAIDMLTKCTALQLGPKGVRVNAVNPGPVKTELFRRAGMSDADCDRMFVGIEMNSPLKKIIKGEDVAELVMFLASDKASCINGSCYVIDCGLMLGDAGNL; from the coding sequence ATGTTCACTGACAAAGTGGTGCTCATCACTGGCGCCAGCTCCGGCATCGGAGCTGCTTGTGCATTACATTTCGCCAAGTGCTCCGCCACATTATCATTAGTAGGCAGAAATTTAGACAACCTCACCAAAATAGGCACTCAGTGTGAAAAACTAAGTCATCTCAAACCACTCCTCATAGTCGCTGATTTAACGTCGGAAAGTGATATAGAAAAAATCGTCACAGAAACTGGaagtaaatataacaaaattgaCATCCTGATAAACAATGCCGGAATAAACTGCGTGTCAGGAACAATCGCGTCAGCAGAGGCTTACGATCGAGTTATGGCTACCAATCTGCGCGGCACGTATCTGCTCACTACTCAAGTGACACCTTACTTGGTGAAATCGAAAGGGAACATCGTAAACATCTCAAGTATCTTATCCAACAAACCTCTGCCGATCATGACACCGTACTGCATGTCGAAGGCAGCCATCGATATGTTGACAAAGTGCACTGCTCTACAGTTAGGTCCAAAAGGAGTAAGAGTGAATGCTGTGAATCCAGGACCAGTGAAAACTGAACTATTCAGAAGGGCTGGTATGAGTGATGCAGATTGTGACAGAATGTTTGTTGGCATCGAAATGAATAGCCccttgaagaaaataataaaaggggAAGATGTGGCGGAACTAGTAATGTTCCTAGCCAGTGATAAAGCAAGTTGTATTAATGGAAGTTGCTATGTCATCGACTGCGGACTCATGCTGGGCGATGCCGGCAATTTGTGA